From the genome of Spinacia oleracea cultivar Varoflay chromosome 2, BTI_SOV_V1, whole genome shotgun sequence, one region includes:
- the LOC130467597 gene encoding U4/U6 small nuclear ribonucleoprotein PRP4-like protein, with protein sequence MKLHTDVCLFDGLAAIDLTFINWNLWTCGGLILVYYSDLLKSLSVYFLCLCLCLFCFCSGRGRGGGGGGLSVLSPATLDPSSDYIWRAWCLTVHSISHDCGAIALNYETGLSFLKASTNGLFIACFVSLALLVGLPRYGVYVAFSPVSDNVATASADRTAKLWNTDGTLLRTFEGHLDRLARIAFHPSGKYLGTTSFDKTWRLWDIESGAELLLQEGHSRSVYAISFHPDGSLLASCGLDSLTRVWDLRTGRSILALEGHIKPVYGVDFSPNGYHLATGSEDNTCRIWDLRKKKSLYIIPAHSKLISQVKFEPQEGYYLVTASYDTTVKVWSSRDFKLIRTLSGHEARVTPLDVTGGKIFSLGKL encoded by the exons aTGAAATTGCATACTGATGTTTGCTTATTCGACGGTCTAGCTGCTATAGATTTAACTTTTATTAACTGGAATCTATGGACTTGTGGGGGTTTGATTCTTGTATATTATTCTGACTTGCTAAAATCTCTATCAG TGTATTTCCTTTGTCTTTGTCTttgtcttttttgtttttgttctggCCGGGGCCGGGGCGGGGGTGGGGGTGGATTGAGTGTTTTGAGTCCAGCAACACTAGATCCATCTTCTGATTAT ATATGGAGAGCATGGTGCTTAACTGTGCATTCAATTAGCCATGATTGCGGGGCCATTGCCCTAAATTATGAGACTGGTTTGTCATTTTTGAAGGCGAGTACTAATGGTCTGTTTATTGCTTGTTTTGTTTCTTTAGCTCTGTTAGTGGGGTTGCCAAGATATGGAGTATATGTTGCATTTTCTCCTGTAAGTGACAATGTAGCAACTGCCTCAGCTGATCGTACTGCAAAGTTGTGGAACACAGATGGCACTTTATTGAGAACATTTGAAGGTCATTTAGACCGCCTAGCTCGTATTGCCTTCCATCCATCTGGGAAGTACTTGGGCACTACAAGTTTTGACAAAACTTGGCGTTTGTGGGATATCGAAAGTGGTGCTGAGTTGCTTCTTCAAGAAGGCCATAGCAGGAGTGTTTATGCCATATCTTTCCATCCGGATGGATCATTGTTAGCATCATGTGGACTGGATTCTCTTACACGTGTCTGGGATCTTCGAACAGGGAGAAGTATTCTTGCTTTGGAAGGCCACATCAAACCT GTTTATGGAGTTGATTTCTCTCCTAATGGCTATCATTTGGCCACTGGTTCTGAGGATAACACTTGTCGGATTTGGGACTTGAGAAAGAAAAAGTCATTGTACATAATTCCTGCCCATTCAAAGCTTATTTCACAGGTCAAATTTGAGCCTCAGGAGGGATATTATTTGGTCACTGCTTCATATGATACAACTGTTAAG GTATGGTCATCTCGAGACTTCAAGCTTATCAGGACATTGTCAGGACATGAAGCAAGAGTTACACCCTTAGATGTCACAGGAGGTAAGATCTTTTCTCTTGGTAAACTGTAG